TAGTATAGTACCTGGCACGTGTATGTTATTTGGGATATGTCTGCAAGTGCAACTGgtgacatttattttattttgtttacattattaaacTGTCTGGTTTGTTTTTTGCAAGCTTGTGCATGTATTACGGctccgtgatcagtaggaagtccttatcaatctaaaatcactacaagtttgactcgtttataacgtgcatttaaaaaagcaacactcgtcaaacacaatcatttaaaatattctttattatcatgaaaatacctgaaacaatctgaagaacagcgatataaatattcctttagacatttcctggaatagtgtttggtatactacttcttctgtggcacaaatggtgtttctaagcgagagcgccccctggcttttggatgtgcctgcatttcaccgtaattcattcaaattcattcattgagaaaatgcgcatttgcccgattaattgtcacaaccctaGTACACGGtatgactatacaaatcacaacacaaataggaaaatgtttgcgttattttgtcacttattgggagcagtatgctagctggagccattcacttccagtctttgtgctaagctaagctagcaggggctgcgtcagacagagttacagcacgcacggagatgagaaagatatgtatggacttatctaactctgggggatatggTGAATGAGcttaattcccaaaatgtgggcgtgttcctttaacagaTGTTCCTGGACTTGTAATACATAAGGGGTCAATGTTACTTCCAAAGCATTTGTCAAATGTACTAACTTCTCGGAACTAATGTACCATTTTACCTGACATCACCAGAGCTAACTTACAGGTTTGTGTGTTGTCATGTTTACGTCCTACATTATTTTGAATATCCCACAATACAGAAGAATAACAGGTTGTAAATGCTATTTCATTCTtaatctctgtattaaaaaaatgcttaaTATTTTCGTACCAGGGGAAGACGCTCAACATGGAAGACTGCTTGCACACTTCATCTGATAACCTGGCTAAATTGGTAAAATGGGCACACAGTCATGGAACAATCTGCACTCTCATCCCCAACCTCAAACATATGCTGAACGAGGGCTCTCATGGTACCCTCACTGCAATGTGGGGCTGCAGCGCTGGCCACGCCTACCACTGGCCACTGAATACCACCTGCAAAACAGGAAACAAGGACCGAATGTGTTACCAAGACAGTCGAAGCATCAGTACGGACAATATTATGCAGACGGCCGCCGTCATGCACAACACCCCTGCCGAGCGCTTCCTCGGCAATACCAGAAAAAGCAAATGCAATTCCAGTCAAGGCGATTCCAGTCAGATCCACGACTCGTGTGACATCTCCAACTGCAGTGAACCCTCCGAGTTGGACGACCAAGCTGATGAGTACAGTAACAACTTGTACGACATCGTCTGCGAGTCCTCGGCTACTGATGAGGATGGTGACTCCGAGCCCAACCACATCACGAGCGTTACGCACAGGAAACGAGCCGGTAAAGGACCAGGACCTGAGGATTGCACCGATCCAGGGTCGAAGAAGATTAAACAAGAAAGGGGTGAAGACTATTACAGTGTGGCCAATCCACAGATGTCAACCAGCTCTGAGGTTAACCGGTCAACTAGTGGGGTTACCCAGTCACCCAAGCCAAACTCCCAGATCAGACCGTTATCTGGGTCTGCGACATCCATCAAGGCTTCCTCTGTGGACATTGACCCCATGGGATTTTCGTCATTACCGCCAGAGAACTCTCCTGCATCCATGATCAAACCCATGCGTGGGCCTCCACATGTTAACCAGAACAAAATGCACATGAACTCAAACCCAGCACCGAGTCAAAGTATGACAGCCTTATCCCACTCTGGACGTATTGACGCTATGGGGGTCCTACACAGAGAGGAATTTCCCAAGTCTTCGTTGTCTTATGGAGAAGCGTCGATGCCTGTAAACCCTGAGATGGATCTTCTAGCAGTGCAGGCACTTAATACAGAAGCTAGAGGAGACAACCCAGGTAAAAACCCTTATCTATAAATAAATTTAGCACTTACAAGAACATGAACTAATGTGTGTGGTTGGTTGATGACAATTAACCATGTAGAGAAAATTAGGTTCTAATTAAGTCTGAAATGTCTGTGTCCCAAAACAAGTTACACTACACTTATTTACTGCCGAAAATGTTGATTTGCTCCTCAGTTGATCAATCACATTTGCATTGGAAGTCTTTGGGACAAGGTGTTAACATCagaaataacataaaaacacatttgcAACAGTATAGCCGGATTTAATTCAGGTTTAGATGAAAAGTGTGCAAAATCTTATTACTTTGATTTTCCACAAAATGGCTCCATCTCTGCATTTGCATACACAGTAGATTAAACACAAATGTATTTCTGTCAAAGCTGTGCGTGTGATGTTTGCAAGCTTTATTTATGACATCACCTAAGTTAAGACCATAAATTAGATTTATCACAACGCAGGAGTGAAATCTAACACTACACAATAGATATGAAACAGACTGGGCATTGCTCCGATCACAGACACAATTCTAATAtagaaaaatgcatttaaagagGCTTTGATGTAACATGAAATTGCTACATACGATTATTTATAATAGCAGTAATGAGAGGATTTTTTTTGTAGTGACATGATGAAAGTTTAATTTGCGGGTTTCACCCaggaatttattttaaatgtaaatctaactttgactttttttaaatccttAATACTGTAGGAGTGTCTAGTGTTTGTAGTTATTGAGCATATGCAAATATTAATACAATCGTGTTTATTTTTAGTGTCACAGGAAGCAGATAATATCAGATCCCCCACAGATAGTTTCAGATAGTTGATTTGTTTTTTTCCGTCACTTGATCTCATATGGTTTTTTTTATGGATGTGGTCAAAAATGTAGATGAACTACATTAGTAATATTTGTAGCTTGATTTATTTTCAGCATTACGCCTGTCATTAAGTCAAGTCAGAGAGATACAGACAATGAATGTCATAAGCAAGGGTTTTGACTCTTAGCCGATCAAATTAAAGAACTGGGAATAATTGTTGTATTATTGTATTAGTAATAACTGATGATGGCCCGTTGTATTAGTAGAAAATTATGCACACCCGAGCTGGTAATGCAGCCACGACACAAAGCGTGATGCACTTGTGTTTGAAGTATTGAGAACAATGTGAACAAGTTGGCCTTTCAATACGTATATATTAACTTTTTCTTCAGTTTTGTTTCTAGTTTTATATTATCAGGAATGAAGCATAAACAAAACTGAACAAGCACTATacttttgttctctttttaatttattcttataaattaattttataatTCTTAATTTATTCCTTTTAAGTTATTTCAGTTAAATTTGGTAAAGAGATACATTTAGGCCGGTTGCCGGTTTTAAAGAGTCAAGGTTTCAGAACCACTAACATTTTCTGTAATACCGTTTGCAAGGTATGAGTTgggtttacacaaaattaattaaatgtaacttacatttaatatatattacaaaagatatataatttaaaaggctttattttagggatgcaccgataccacttttttggaatacgagtacgagtacttgcatttcagtacttgccgataccgggtacttaataaaaaacatgatttaaatttacaggtaacagctttagtcatataatttaacaaaaaacaagggactagttttccagtttgttgtaaactctgcctctttggacaacacaagaggcattaaccccttacacgccgctcaaacatagacatttctcagaacatggtatcgatccctggtatcgggggacttttaacgagtactttagaaaatgtggtatcgaggccgataccggtatcggtgcatccctactttatTTTCATCCAGCATAcaggttaaaaataaaatgtattgtgtccagttaaaaagttgttgtttgtatgtataaatctgaaaataacaaattttagtgttgcaatagCAATACCGTGAAActgtggtatttttgcttaagGTTATCATTCCGCCAAAATCTCATACCGGCCCATGGCAAGATACAGTGGAACTGTAATGAGGTTGACAGACCTGGAACTACTTCATAGGTGTGCATTtactgaaaaataatgcacacccttgAAACATttgtcaaccaatcagaatgaagcattCAACATCCCCCATGGTAAAATATCCAATATAAAAATATCAGTTGCATTTGTGGAATAAAActatacattattttttagaAATGCAATTTAACAACACTGTATGGTGACTTGTTGTGAATGAATTCAACACCACACAGTCAGTGCTTTAGCCTTACTGTGTGCTCACACTAGTTGCTGAAGAGGCAGCAAAAATGCGCTATTCGTGCTTAGTTGGATGCTTGAAAATTTTGAGTTTATTCCCTTTATTAGAGCGTGAAATTGTAGTAATTCGAGACCGAGACATTCACACGTAAATTTGCTTCATGGCAGGGGCTTCTGCTTGGCTGGCACCACTCCTTTCTAAACAAATGTTCAAATAGGCACaatcgactgcagatttgaattttatacatatatattctcaCCTAAACTCATCTTAAAACTACAGTTTGTACTCCGcaatattgagaaacggctattcCGTCAATTGAGTTATTAGAACATTGCTTAAATATATAGCTAAAATTTTgtaaacttaccagattgttAGACCTCCTCACTTTCTTccacttttttttctttttttaattcttgtaaaagtacgaagatgtcTCGTATAGTGATGAtgattgtcctccattgttgttttgtatttctgcCTCCGCTCGCTTCCGGTAATCACCTCACTACTATAGCAAGCATCTGATTAGTTAGCGTGGCgcgaaaatccgccaaagttcagattttttaactcgcgcgtttcccgtGGATGACGCATCAACACTCAACTGTGCTTGCTGCCACTTCcccgtctggtgtgaacccaacAATAGGTGCcgattagggatgggcatgattaatcgacgatcgataattgatcgttaagaatttagtcgatgacGTTAATTTGTCTTAATGatctaatgcaggttgcgttgcctagcgtagcgtgtgtcttgaagcaattaaatgaatttcactgtgtggcagcaattcaacattttaccaccagggtgcaatatttgacaccatactctgttatctgtgaccttccgtgttttgatttttttttaaaaatcatgaaaaggtcatgattttttggaacaaatgagGTTTAAGAATGCGGCTtgcagctgcaggttccgctgctttagagcaccgcatattcaagcgcatatacgttccgtttgtctaactaaatgtagtttaactgtctgccacaagttgatcttgtaataaaggtctcatggaggaaaacacgctgtatttttgtgttcaacatttttgaattataaaagtaaaataattattttttattattaaaatattaatgattaatcgatagtcgatcgttaattctcccgacaatcgactaaaaaaatttaatcgaatgcccatccctagtgcCGATCACACCAAAAGTGTTTTAAACGTTTGGAAACACAAAGTGTGCCACACTGCTTTTTTTGGTCACTTAAAAATAGAGCAGTGCGCTGCGTTTTTTATATAGCTACGCAACCACCGAGGCAGCTGTCCtttcaatcaaatattgaagtgtgagcgctcttttgctgttaactttCATATTAGCAGAAAATTGCTTGTTCCAAAAACTGAAAACTGCCTCTCCTCTTATTCGATTGGACAATAGAAAAAATGCAAATGACGTGGGGTGCTTTTCCGCTCAGAatgctccttcaaaaacgcCTAGTGCGCGAGACGACCAAAACACAAAGCATTTGGGGGGGATAAACAGTGCAAATAACgctcactgcccatagaaaaCCATTTCAAAAAAGGCACCTGCCACTGCCATAAATGCGTTCTGTATGATCGGCCCCTTACTTAGTAAATGTAATGGCGCTCTCTTCCACTCTGCAATGAAGCATTAAGCTGTTTTCCCAAGAGACTCGGGAAAATATGAATTTCAATCAAGATGGAAATGGATGGTGCTGCTATTGCTTTacctccaaaaaaaaaaaaaaacatgaaacaaCAGGTGAGTTGCTTGACACTTTCTCTCTTTTATTGAGAGGAAAATGGATGTCAGTAGATGTAATGTTATTAAAGTCTCATATGGTGACTGTGTTATCATAAGCATGCATGAAGATGCATACCTGTATGAGATAACAAGAGAATATtcatcattttattttgtggacaaactaaaattgtattctgtttacAGGTTCACATGAGAAGATGGATTATGCTGCTATCTTCAAAGCCCTCCAtggttagtttttttttgtgcaagaACTTTAACATGTCTTTGTTTATATTATAAAGCTATCATTGTTTTAGGTCCTTTATTAAAATGTGAATTAATTGAAACCAGCCAACATCATGTCTGGGTCATATTTCATCCCAAAATCAAAAAATAGAAATAAGAAATaatcatttttcttttttttttaaacataaagaCGTAATGATATTATGTTCAATTAAGCacatttcatattaaaataattgtattttggcATGTAATGTGACCCGTTTTGTCAGGTTTACTCTAAAACTGTGACAACTTTCTGTATTTAGATTTATAAAGGGTGAATTTGCATGAGGCAAATGAATTTAAAAGAGAAACTTTGCATCAttgcaaatgaaataaaatttctCTGATGAAAATGGCTTTATTGTCTGTGGacttgctagcgtgtgaaaacGTCGTTCGCAACGGTGATCAACGGCATTTTAGAAACATTGTGTACTTTGTATTTTTGGttgataaaaacataatggtcacCGGGAAAGAGTTTGTCCTTTTATTAAGGCTAATCATAAAATGCTCATTTGATGTATTGCAGAACATCTGATACCAGCTGCACAAAGCTCAGAAGAGCAATTCTGCTCATCTGATCTCAGTCCAAACAATGAGAGGTATTTTGAAGAGAGGAAACATCTGGAAGAGTTTATAACAAGCATTGGTGAGCTTGAGGTCAGATATTAAAGTAAATCGATAGAAACCTCACAGAGGTTTGTGAAATAAATTCTTTTTCTGATTCCATACGCAGATACTATAACCCTACAAAACCTTCAGACAGTCATTGATCGAATCCTCGTGTTTCACGAGAGAACTCAGATGCCTCTGTCTAATCCAGCGAGACTGGGCGAGCAGGAACTTTTTCCAGGCAGTGGATTGTACCTGCCACACTACAAACTGGCATCCATGCTGCAGGAGTCCCGACAGGACAGTATGAGACTCTTTCACCTACTGTTTGAGCATTTCTTCAGCGAGGAGGACCTTAATGGTGCAGTCGCTTTCGGGAAGAGGGGGAAAGTACCTGACGGCAAAAAGATCTTAGACAGAAGAAGAGTGGATGGGATTATGTGTAAGTATATTCAAGTGGACGGCACTTTTGGGAATTTTCACGCAATTCTGATGGGATTTAAACGGATCATATGGCTAGGCAATGTACGTATGTAGGTGTATTTGGCTCTGAAATAACTTAGATGGGTGaatgtttacttttttacttgAGCATTATTTTAGCCAAACAGCAACTGTTGGTTAAAGTTGGTTAAAAGCTACTTACCaaatagggatgcataacgataaatcgcgattaatctatagcggAATAAATTTACATCATacatgtgtgtaaactgtgtataataactttgtatagataaatgcacacacatgcatgtatatatttaaaaaaggtttacatgtgtatatagggctgtgacgataaccGCGTCACCGCATCACCGCAGTAATGAGATGCCAACCGCGGTGCTGAGTTCATCATCGTCATCACcgcacttttttatattttctttattttgctgGTGAAAGTTACAGAAGTCATATGGTGTATGATATGAACTATACACAAAAGTCATTGTTAATCATAATTTACTGTCTTTCATCCTGTGTTCAAGGGTTCTAGAGAAAAAACTGCTTTCCGCACAAGGGGGAGGGACGGTGCATTAAACATATATAGGGGTTTATTATGTGCGCATGTCTTATAAttgttatttaattacttaGTTTCAGTACTTAAATACACACAAGTAGCCTACTGTCACGGGCGCAATCTTCTTAAACATGAAGCCATTAATTTAAGCGCGTCATGCTCAGGTGCTCTGATATTTATTGCATGCCATGGAACTGTACCAACTCACTCACTGCGCGAATAACAAAATCTCAAGTGCAAGGAAATCTCACAGCCACGCGCATTACATTATTCAGGTGCAAGAAGGTCACCGGGCAGCAGGAAATGCGCGTTGGTACTGATAATAATAGCATAATTATTTGAAACTATAATGGTCAAACATGCCAACTATAGTTATGAAGGCTAGCGCGGTCGGCTGTAGACCTATATGTCTGACTATCGTAGCGAGGAAATGCCACTATCTAAAATCACATCTTGTGATGATTAACTATCATGTGGCGTTTGTCGGACTTGGGAGCACCAAACATACCTTTAGTAAAGCATAAAACTTCAGCCCAGCAACGACAGTTGGAAATCTCCAAGACTTTTGCGAGAGGAGCAAAGTACCATAGTGACATCAGTCAGGCAGGTGAGGGCTTACTGACCGCGTGACCCGTTAATGCTGTAAACTAATTTCTCCAGCTCgggatcaaaaaagttttattatcttcttgattatgtaaatggacagcagtaatttaaagcattgattggagtatccataagttttgcgcagttatttacGGGATGATGCAATACGTTATTTCGTTTCGTATCTTCTTTgtaaaattataataaacatattaactatagtaacatgaaatagtatttattttcgtttcttttgagtttaatatgaattatggaacagtttttgtcattgtttgtaacccattttattgtgcaataaattatttaacgtTCAACCCGTTGCGTTTGGAGGAGTGCGTTATATCCACGGAGTGTTACCCGaaaaacactctaaaaatgtctaaagaaaTTGGAATCAAGGTTTTGCTTGCAAGAAACAATGTTAAGCTCGGCATGTTCTTTCTAGTTTTTTTCAGGTTGCTATtgtatgaaatgtattgtacaaaatgggttataaacgatgacaaaaaattatataattattatatatattatatataaaaatatatatatgtattgctatatatatatatattatacctatggaaataaatattattttatgttgttattgctaatataatttgttgttttaataataaataagaagaCGTTTCCGATGCTTTGCGGGGGTGGGGGGTTGTGCTTTTGGACTTTGGGGGTTACTGTTGTGCGGTTAACCGCATAAccgcatgattttttttatgcttcACCGCGGTGAGAAAATATCctaaccgtcacagccctatgtgtatatacatttgtacaaccccaaaacagaaaaagttgggacactgtagaaattgtgagtaaaaaaggaatggaataatttacaaatctcataaacttatattttattcacagtagaatatagataacatatcaaatgttgaaagtaagatattttgaaatgtcatgccaaatattggctcattttggatttcatgagagctacacattccaaaaaaagttgggacaggtagcaataagaggccagaaaagttaaatgtgcatataaaggaacagctggaggaggaccaatgtttaggaatgggaatgttgtcctattcttgtctaatacagacttctagttgctcaactgtcttaggtcttctttgtcgcatctttcgctttatgatgcaccaaatcttttcttagggtgaaagatctggactgcaggctggccatttcagtagtcagatccttcttctatgcagtcttgatgttgtaattgatgcactatgtggtctggcattgtcatgttggaaaatgcaaggtcttccctgaaagagacgacgtctgaatgggatcatatgtatctagaacttggataaacctttcagcattgatggtgcctttccagatgtgtaagctgaccatgccacacgccctcatgcaaccccaaaccatcagagatgcaggcttctgaaaagagcgctaataacaacttgggttgtcattgtcctctttagtccggatgaaatggcatcccagtttttcaaaaagaacttcaaattttgattcgttggaccacagaacagttttccactttgccaaagtccattttaaatgagccttgcccagAGAAAAtgcctgtgcttctggatcatgtttagatatggcttcttttttgacctacagagttttagctggcaacagcgaatgacacggtggattgtgttcactgacaatgtgttctggaagtattccagagcccatgttgtgatttccattacagtagcattcctgtatgtgatgcagtgccatctaagagcccgaagatcacaggcatccggtatggttttccggtcttgacccttacgcacagagattgttccagattctctgaatctttgaatgatattatgcactgtagatgatgataacttcaatctcattgcattttttctctgagaagctcagaaaactatttttcgctgcagcattgggggaattggtgattctctgcccatcttgacctctgagagacactgccattctgagaggctctttttatacccaatcatgttgccaattgacctaataagttgcaaattggtctttcaactgttccttatatgtacattaaaattttctggcctcttattgctacctgtcccaactttttttggaatgtgtagctctcatgagaTCCAAAATGTGCCAacatttggcatgacatttcaaaatatcttactttcaacatttgatatgttatctatattctactgtgaataaaatataagcttatgagatttgtaaattattccattccttttttactcacaatttctacagtgtcccaactttttctgttttggggttgtatatttatgtataatttatattatatataaatacttaatatataaatatttttttcttacaattatacatggttgtgtgcatatttatatatacataattattatacacagtttacacacatatatgatgtaaacaaaaacttttattctgctatagattaatcgagATTAATCGTTATGTATCCCTATAATATACTAAAACAATACAAGCACcaacaaaaatacaaacaacatTACTATTAATTGACATTACTTAAGTGAAATTTTTAAAATGGTGCAAAGGAATCATTgaatccaatttttttttaacccctTAGCATTCCTGGAAATGGGCTAAAATGGACAATAATTTTAACTGCTGTGTTGATTGTATCTACAAATCTCAGCTTTACAAAGATATGTGATatgtttagctttttgttttttagttGTTGTATGTGAAGTTTGCTGTCACATAATGCAGTGTTCCTCCCACAGTACATTGAAACTTTAAGGGGTTAAAATAGGAATGTTTTAATAGAAGCATTTGCTTTTTATTACAAAAGTCTAGGATTTTTACATAAATTCCAGAAAGTTTAAATCATAGTGTTGATTCCTTTAACCATTTGTGGGTGCTCGGCACAACATCACGCAGTTGCTTAGCAACGGCAGATGCTATGGGAGCACCCAAGCACTTTGAAAAGAAGGAGGAAAGCTGCACGGCCGCATATTTTGCACCCTTTAAGACATGAAATGTAAAACACCCTTATTAAGCTTTTTCATCAATGCATTGTAGATATTACAACTGCTGAGATCCACCAATCGGAGAGGCTTATGAATTTCAAAAGCGTTTTTGATTCAAATAAATTGAGCATATCTTATGTTTTCCAAGGGATCGGGCATCTATGATCTTAATTTTTTCACAATTAAGTAGccaataaaattttaattttacagTGTTGCTGAATTTTATATCTATggcaaaatttaaataattgtttatatatatatatatattactaaTATAAATATACCGGGACAACCGTATTTTGTAGTTATTAACAGttgcacagaacagcaggctaaataggtgtccgtacatgttaaagtaacattaacggttatttacacgatacacaatagcatacagaacatacctggttgctgaatataaattaacacgataagccaaatcaagttcaagacagtcactgaatccattgaattacataaatacaagaGCAGCATATAGCAAACTCTCGTGGCTGTAGAttgtaatggtttctcttggttcatatgaattaattttgacaaagtcgcacctgactgtaagtcgcaggaccagccaaactTACGGAATATATCACCCCCCCTTTATTTTAGTGTGGACATAGTTAGTAGTCAGACAGCTTTCAAAATAGTGTAAATAAGTAGCTTGCAAATAGTTAGTGTGATGTATTATATAATgtattttcttcattttttcttgCAGCGTATGTTCTTCGGTGCTCTACTATAGATGGATGGACACCTGTTGAATCATCCAAGCTGAAGAAGGCCTGCATTAACAAATGCCGGCTTCGAATCGGTCAGAAAAAGAAACAAGAATCCTCTCAAGAATCATTTCTTTTCTGCGACGAACAGTCTTCAGGCAAAAACGACCCATCGTATATGTAACTGTTCATTCGCAGACAAATGCACTTATACATACACTTTAAAAGATAAACGTTGTTGAAAGCAATTTCATGTATGTAAACAAATTGGTTTGAAACCATTAAGAATAATTTCAGTTGACGACTGAATCATggacacaaaaataaatgttactaTTTTGTTGTCATTCATTAAACCAAAATTATCTATACTGTGATCGTAACTGAGCTATTGACTTCACCACAAAACTGTTTATTATAACCACTTATATTAGCTTTAGAATAGTCTAGTGCTTATTTATGTTAGTCATGTAGCATTGTAATAATCAAAACAtgaaattttaagtttttactCGTACACAGTATCTTTATATATAGTCAGTATATCAACACAACCGTAAACTGTATTGCCTTTTTATATTCTTTTCGATTTATTCGCTAATGGTAAATTGATAACATCATTCAGTATTTGTGCATGACAGGCATAAAAATGGCGTAAGATATTTATAAGTTAGCAtgatatttaaaatatcatttttttttatttgcaattttttatttttacattaagcCTCTACTTAATGGCTTTTATTGTCTGTTACAAACAGCATATAAAATTACTGCCAGAGATGTGGAGTTTGGTTGAAAGAGGTATTGTACTAATGCGACG
This window of the Paramisgurnus dabryanus chromosome 10, PD_genome_1.1, whole genome shotgun sequence genome carries:
- the LOC135779578 gene encoding uncharacterized protein KIAA1958 isoform X3 produces the protein MEDCLHTSSDNLAKLVKWAHSHGTICTLIPNLKHMLNEGSHGTLTAMWGCSAGHAYHWPLNTTCKTGNKDRMCYQDSRSISTDNIMQTAAVMHNTPAERFLGNTRKSKCNSSQGDSSQIHDSCDISNCSEPSELDDQADEYSNNLYDIVCESSATDEDGDSEPNHITSVTHRKRAGKGPGPEDCTDPGSKKIKQERGEDYYSVANPQMSTSSEVNRSTSGVTQSPKPNSQIRPLSGSATSIKASSVDIDPMGFSSLPPENSPASMIKPMRGPPHVNQNKMHMNSNPAPSQSMTALSHSGRIDAMGVLHREEFPKSSLSYGEASMPVNPEMDLLAVQALNTEARGDNPGSHEKMDYAAIFKALHEHLIPAAQSSEEQFCSSDLSPNNERYFEERKHLEEFITSIDTITLQNLQTVIDRILVFHERTQMPLSNPARLGEQELFPGSGLYLPHYKLASMLQESRQDSMRLFHLLFEHFFSEEDLNGAVAFGKRGKVPDGKKILDRRRVDGIMSYVLRCSTIDGWTPVESSKLKKACINKCRLRIGQKKKQESSQESFLFCDEQSSGKNDPSYM
- the LOC135779578 gene encoding uncharacterized protein isoform X2, whose translation is MEDCLHTSSDNLAKLVKWAHSHGTICTLIPNLKHMLNEGSHGTLTAMWGCSAGHAYHWPLNTTCKTGNKDRMCYQDSRSISTDNIMQTAAVMHNTPAERFLGNTRKSKCNSSQGDSSQIHDSCDISNCSEPSELDDQADEYSNNLYDIVCESSATDEDGDSEPNHITSVTHRKRAGKGPGPEDCTDPGSKKIKQERGEDYYSVANPQMSTSSEVNRSTSGVTQSPKPNSQIRPLSGSATSIKASSVDIDPMGFSSLPPENSPASMIKPMRGPPHVNQNKMHMNSNPAPSQSMTALSHSGRIDAMGVLHREEFPKSSLSYGEASMPVNPEMDLLAVQALNTEARGDNPVPPAVYEIEKLKALLQAERSKSELMGETISSLRQDKELLQQELTKKAELICDFLQDQLRPDKRRTHSSSQMEAGSSHQMIGSPVDEGASLESPALFDSFEEVDLLPSERQRNIKISSKRSRDGENTRVRMKNVVGVIARYMAALQEFRRSVSMKVAFDRVGVDRNTISRTAAIAELSLAAPEIFHALPPWDEKEETLAHYAVRCRQAMDDGIKAKIKSMKAKGELLPIVSK
- the LOC135779578 gene encoding uncharacterized protein KIAA1958 isoform X1, with the protein product MEDCLHTSSDNLAKLVKWAHSHGTICTLIPNLKHMLNEGSHGTLTAMWGCSAGHAYHWPLNTTCKTGNKDRMCYQDSRSISTDNIMQTAAVMHNTPAERFLGNTRKSKCNSSQGDSSQIHDSCDISNCSEPSELDDQADEYSNNLYDIVCESSATDEDGDSEPNHITSVTHRKRAGKGPGPEDCTDPGSKKIKQERGEDYYSVANPQMSTSSEVNRSTSGVTQSPKPNSQIRPLSGSATSIKASSVDIDPMGFSSLPPENSPASMIKPMRGPPHVNQNKMHMNSNPAPSQSMTALSHSGRIDAMGVLHREEFPKSSLSYGEASMPVNPEMDLLAVQALNTEARGDNPEIDDGEYREQNEKTIRSTQTALRNFRDFLFSKYPTETREIYYIPCQELDIYLASFFVDARQKDGSEYEPNSLANYQCGLERYLKEHRYGYSITKDREFQRSQDALKQKQMELKFKGKGNRPHKSMKLTFGDEMLLRKQGLLSRFNPEGLLNLVWLNNTKAFGHCTGFHSSVLKWGDVRLLATETGLEYLEWTYQDFSDLSARIRRSTAEGRIYATPHSPQTCPVQDYKEYAQRRPQAMLFEDAPFYLSIKPVVNLAALHWYNCQALGKNKLAKMVKKANIPGRKTNFSVYQSCSSLSEAQSNQLVMICNDLRQQAVQTGGSHAGSTNFVITGSFDSMDST